One segment of Streptomyces sp. YIM 121038 DNA contains the following:
- a CDS encoding bifunctional (p)ppGpp synthetase/guanosine-3',5'-bis(diphosphate) 3'-pyrophosphohydrolase — translation MPDESQPLAAAKPVDESERATAPAATSARRAPGTAPAAPAPGGTTTPGATPARGEQSEQAAGADKPERAAERQPRTAPQPERPAPPPAAARPATGKPERSGSSNRVRARLARLGVQRSNPYNPVLEPLLRIVRSNDPKIETATLRQIERAYQVAERWHRGQKRKSGDPYITHPLAVTTILAELGMDPATLMAGLLHDTVEDTEYGLEQLRRDFGDQVALLVDGVTKLDKVKFGEAAQAETVRKMVVAMAKDPRVLVIKLADRLHNMRTMRYLKREKQEKKARETLEIYAPLAHRLGMNTIKWELEDLAFAILYPKMYDEIVRLVAERAPKRDEYLAIVTDEVQTDLRSARIKATVTGRPKHYYSVYQKMIVRGRDFAEIYDLVGIRVLVDTVRDCYAALGTVHARWNPVPGRFKDYIAMPKFNMYQSLHTTVIGPNGKPVELQIRTFDMHRRAEYGIAAHWKYKQEAVAGASKVRTDAPKSSGKKDDHLNDMAWLRQLLDWQKETEDPGEFLESLRFDLSRNEVFVFTPKGDVIALPAGATPVDFSYAVHTEVGHRTIGARVNGRLVPLESTLDNGDLVEVFTSKAAGAGPSRDWLGFVKSPRARNKIRAWFSKERREEAIEQGKDAIVRAMRKQNLPIQRILTGDSLVTLAHEMRYPDISSLYAAIGEGHVTAQSVVQKLVQALGGEEAANEDIAESAPPARRGRSKRRSSADPGVVVKGVDDVWVKLARCCTPVPGDPIIGFVTRGSGVSVHRSDCVNVDSLSREPERILEVEWAPTQSSVFLVAIQVEALDRSRLLSDVTRILSDQHVNILSAAVQTSRDRVATSRFTFEMGDPKHLGHVLKAVRGVEGVYDVYRVTSARRP, via the coding sequence TTGCCAGACGAGTCCCAGCCACTTGCCGCCGCCAAGCCCGTCGATGAGTCCGAGCGGGCCACGGCGCCCGCCGCCACGTCCGCGCGCCGGGCGCCGGGCACGGCGCCGGCGGCCCCCGCGCCGGGCGGGACGACCACGCCCGGCGCCACCCCGGCACGCGGCGAGCAGAGCGAGCAGGCCGCCGGGGCCGACAAGCCGGAGCGGGCGGCCGAGCGGCAGCCCCGCACCGCGCCCCAGCCCGAGCGCCCCGCCCCGCCCCCCGCGGCGGCCCGGCCCGCCACCGGCAAGCCGGAGCGCTCCGGCTCCTCCAACCGCGTGCGCGCCCGCCTGGCCCGCCTGGGCGTACAGCGCTCCAACCCGTACAACCCGGTCCTGGAGCCCCTGCTGCGGATAGTGCGCAGCAACGACCCCAAGATCGAGACCGCCACGCTGCGCCAGATCGAGCGGGCCTACCAGGTCGCCGAGCGCTGGCACCGGGGCCAGAAGCGCAAGAGCGGCGATCCGTACATCACCCATCCGCTGGCCGTCACCACGATCCTGGCGGAGCTGGGGATGGACCCGGCCACGCTCATGGCGGGCCTCCTCCACGACACCGTCGAGGACACCGAGTACGGCCTGGAGCAGCTGCGCCGCGACTTCGGCGACCAGGTCGCCCTCCTCGTCGACGGCGTCACCAAGCTCGACAAGGTCAAGTTCGGCGAGGCCGCGCAGGCCGAGACCGTGCGCAAGATGGTCGTGGCCATGGCCAAGGACCCCCGCGTCCTGGTCATCAAGCTCGCCGACCGCCTGCACAACATGCGCACCATGCGCTACCTCAAGCGCGAGAAGCAGGAGAAGAAGGCCCGCGAGACGCTGGAGATCTACGCTCCGCTGGCGCACCGCCTGGGCATGAACACCATCAAGTGGGAGCTGGAGGACCTCGCCTTCGCGATCCTCTACCCCAAGATGTACGACGAGATCGTGCGCCTGGTCGCCGAGCGCGCCCCCAAGCGCGACGAGTACCTGGCCATAGTGACCGACGAGGTCCAGACCGACCTGCGCTCCGCGCGCATCAAGGCCACCGTCACCGGCCGCCCGAAGCACTACTACAGCGTCTACCAGAAGATGATCGTCCGCGGCCGTGACTTCGCGGAGATCTACGACCTGGTGGGCATCCGCGTCCTCGTCGACACGGTCCGCGACTGCTACGCCGCCCTCGGCACGGTGCACGCGCGATGGAACCCGGTCCCCGGCCGGTTCAAGGACTACATCGCGATGCCCAAGTTCAACATGTACCAGTCGCTGCACACGACGGTCATCGGCCCCAACGGCAAGCCCGTCGAGCTGCAGATCCGCACGTTCGACATGCACCGCCGCGCCGAGTACGGCATCGCCGCGCACTGGAAGTACAAGCAGGAGGCCGTCGCCGGCGCCTCCAAGGTGCGCACCGACGCCCCCAAGTCGTCCGGCAAGAAGGACGACCACCTCAATGACATGGCGTGGCTGCGCCAGCTCCTGGACTGGCAGAAGGAGACCGAGGACCCGGGCGAGTTCCTGGAGTCCCTGCGCTTCGACCTGTCGCGCAACGAGGTCTTCGTCTTCACCCCCAAGGGCGACGTCATCGCGCTGCCCGCGGGTGCCACTCCCGTGGACTTCTCCTACGCCGTGCACACCGAGGTCGGCCACCGCACCATAGGCGCCCGGGTCAACGGCCGGCTCGTGCCGCTCGAATCGACCCTCGACAACGGCGACCTGGTGGAGGTCTTCACCTCCAAGGCCGCGGGCGCGGGCCCCAGCCGCGACTGGCTCGGCTTCGTGAAGTCGCCCCGCGCGCGCAACAAGATCCGGGCCTGGTTCTCCAAGGAGCGCCGCGAGGAGGCCATCGAGCAGGGCAAGGACGCCATCGTGCGGGCCATGCGCAAGCAGAACCTGCCGATCCAGCGCATCCTCACCGGCGACTCGCTCGTCACGCTCGCGCACGAGATGCGCTACCCCGACATCTCGTCCCTGTACGCCGCGATCGGCGAGGGCCACGTCACCGCGCAGAGCGTGGTGCAGAAGCTCGTCCAGGCCCTCGGCGGCGAGGAGGCCGCCAACGAGGACATCGCCGAGAGCGCGCCGCCCGCCCGCAGGGGCCGCTCCAAGCGCCGCTCCAGCGCGGATCCGGGCGTCGTCGTCAAGGGCGTCGACGACGTGTGGGTCAAGCTGGCCCGCTGCTGTACGCCGGTGCCGGGCGACCCGATCATCGGCTTCGTCACGCGCGGCAGTGGCGTATCGGTTCACCGCAGCGACTGTGTGAACGTGGACTCGCTCTCCCGTGAGCCCGAGCGCATCCTCGAGGTCGAGTGGGCGCCCACGCAGTCCTCGGTGTTCCTCGTCGCCATCCAGGTCGAGGCCCTGGACCGCTCGCGCCTGCTCTCGGACGTCACGCGCATCCTCTCGGACCAGCACGTGAACATCCTGTCGGCGGCCGTCCAGACCTCCCGCGACCGCGTCGCCACCTCCCGCTTCACCTTCGAGATGGGCGACCCCAAGCACCTGGGGCACGTCCTGAAGGCGGTCAGGGGAGTGGAGGGCGTGTACGACGTGTACCGCGTGACGTCGGCCCGCCGACCGTAA
- the yajC gene encoding preprotein translocase subunit YajC: MNIVTLLPFIVLIGAMFLMTRSAKKKQQAAAQMRSDMTPGTGIRTIGGMYATVKEVHDDSVLLEVAPGVHAVYAKNAIGAVLDDDEYNRIVHGAEPEDETPVVPDDASSLTETDETDEPVSDDSRIDLGKKDAADEAPEAADAEPKKTDGESGAK, translated from the coding sequence GTGAATATCGTGACCCTCCTCCCGTTCATCGTGCTCATCGGGGCCATGTTCCTGATGACCCGGTCCGCCAAGAAGAAGCAGCAGGCGGCCGCCCAGATGCGCAGCGACATGACGCCTGGCACCGGCATCCGCACCATCGGAGGCATGTACGCCACCGTCAAGGAGGTTCACGACGACTCGGTCCTCCTTGAGGTGGCCCCCGGCGTCCACGCGGTTTACGCGAAGAACGCCATCGGCGCCGTCCTGGACGACGACGAGTACAACCGCATCGTGCACGGCGCGGAGCCCGAGGACGAGACCCCGGTGGTGCCGGACGACGCCTCCTCCCTCACCGAGACCGACGAGACCGACGAGCCCGTGTCCGACGACTCGCGCATCGACCTCGGCAAGAAGGACGCGGCCGACGAGGCCCCCGAGGCCGCAGACGCAGAGCCGAAGAAGACCGACGGCGAGTCCGGCGCGAAGTAG
- the secF gene encoding protein translocase subunit SecF codes for MSKLGNLGARLYRGEVGYDFVGKRKIWYGISILITITAFVALMVRGLHMGIEFEGGAVFNTPKTSVSAAKAEEIAEEASGHQAIAQRLGNDTLRIQISGVDTDKSDHIKSELAKELDVKADDINADLVGPSWGDQIANKAWQGLAIFMILVVIYLAIAFEWRMALAALIALIHDLTITVGVYALVGFEVTPGTVIGLLTILGYSLYDTVVVFDSLKEQSKDLAKQTRFTYSEVANRSINSTLVRSINTTVVALLPVAGLLFIGGGFLGAGMLNDISLSLFVGLAAGAYSSIFIATPLVADFKETDPQMKALKKRVLAKRRAAAAKGESEEAPAPAAEAGEDAEDTPAVVGPRSGPRAQPVRNRGRGRPSGKRR; via the coding sequence ATGTCGAAGCTCGGCAATCTCGGCGCCCGGCTCTACCGCGGCGAGGTCGGCTACGACTTCGTCGGCAAGCGCAAGATCTGGTACGGCATCTCCATCCTCATCACCATCACGGCCTTCGTGGCCCTGATGGTGCGGGGCCTGCACATGGGCATCGAGTTCGAGGGCGGCGCCGTCTTCAACACGCCCAAGACCAGCGTCTCCGCCGCCAAGGCCGAGGAGATCGCGGAGGAGGCCTCCGGCCACCAGGCGATCGCCCAGCGGCTCGGCAACGACACGCTGCGCATCCAGATCAGCGGCGTGGACACCGACAAGTCCGACCACATCAAGTCCGAGCTCGCCAAGGAGCTGGACGTGAAGGCGGACGACATCAACGCCGACCTGGTGGGTCCCAGCTGGGGTGACCAGATCGCCAACAAGGCCTGGCAGGGCCTGGCGATCTTCATGATCCTCGTGGTGATCTACCTGGCGATCGCCTTCGAGTGGCGCATGGCCCTGGCCGCGCTCATCGCGCTCATCCACGACCTCACCATCACCGTGGGTGTGTACGCCCTCGTCGGCTTCGAGGTGACGCCGGGCACGGTCATCGGCCTCCTGACGATCCTCGGCTACTCGCTGTACGACACGGTCGTGGTCTTCGACAGCCTCAAGGAACAGTCGAAGGACCTCGCCAAGCAGACCCGCTTCACCTACAGCGAGGTCGCCAACCGCTCGATCAACAGCACCCTGGTCCGGTCGATCAACACCACGGTCGTCGCGCTGCTCCCGGTGGCCGGTCTGCTGTTCATCGGCGGCGGCTTCCTCGGCGCGGGCATGCTGAACGACATCTCGCTCTCGCTGTTCGTCGGCCTCGCCGCGGGCGCGTACTCGTCGATCTTCATCGCCACTCCGCTGGTCGCGGACTTCAAGGAGACCGACCCGCAGATGAAGGCGCTCAAGAAGCGGGTGCTCGCCAAGCGCCGCGCCGCGGCCGCCAAGGGCGAGTCCGAGGAGGCCCCGGCGCCCGCCGCCGAGGCCGGCGAGGACGCCGAGGACACCCCCGCGGTCGTCGGTCCGCGCTCGGGTCCCCGCGCCCAGCCCGTCCGCAACCGCGGCCGGGGCCGCCCCTCGGGCAAGCGCCGATGA
- the ruvB gene encoding Holliday junction branch migration DNA helicase RuvB, whose product MNWDDPTAEAATAAERLVEAVADGEDQAVEAALRPKDLGEFIGQEKVREQLDLVLRAARARGATADHVLLSGAPGLGKTTLSMIIAAEMGAPIRITSGPAIQHAGDLAAILSSLQEGEVLFLDEIHRMSRPAEEMLYMAMEDFRVDVIVGKGPGATAIPLELPPFTLVGATTRAGLLPPPLRDRFGFTAHMEFYEPAELERVIHRSANLLDVEIDTAGAAEIAGRSRGTPRIANRLLRRVRDYAQVKADGVINREIAGAALGVYEVDSRGLDRLDRAVLEALLKLFGGGPVGLSTLAVAVGEERETVEEVAEPFLVREGLLARTPRGRVATPAAWAHLGLTPPGRATGSGQQDLFGT is encoded by the coding sequence ATGAACTGGGACGACCCGACCGCCGAGGCCGCGACCGCCGCCGAGCGGCTGGTGGAAGCCGTCGCCGACGGCGAGGACCAGGCCGTCGAGGCCGCCCTGCGCCCCAAGGACCTGGGCGAGTTCATCGGCCAGGAGAAGGTCAGGGAGCAGCTCGACCTGGTCCTGCGCGCCGCCCGCGCCCGGGGTGCGACCGCCGACCACGTGCTGCTCTCCGGCGCCCCCGGCCTCGGCAAGACCACCCTGTCGATGATCATCGCCGCCGAGATGGGCGCCCCGATCCGCATCACCAGCGGCCCGGCCATCCAGCACGCGGGCGACCTCGCGGCGATCCTGTCCTCGCTCCAGGAGGGCGAGGTCCTCTTCCTCGACGAGATCCACCGCATGTCCCGGCCCGCCGAGGAGATGCTGTACATGGCGATGGAGGACTTCCGCGTCGACGTCATCGTCGGCAAGGGCCCCGGCGCCACCGCCATCCCCCTGGAGCTGCCGCCGTTCACCCTGGTCGGCGCCACCACGCGCGCGGGGCTCCTGCCGCCGCCGCTGCGCGACCGCTTCGGCTTCACCGCGCACATGGAGTTCTACGAACCGGCCGAGCTGGAGCGGGTGATCCACCGCTCGGCGAACCTCCTCGACGTGGAGATCGACACCGCGGGCGCCGCCGAGATCGCGGGCCGCTCCCGGGGCACCCCGCGCATCGCCAACCGCCTGCTGCGCCGCGTACGGGACTATGCGCAGGTCAAGGCGGACGGCGTGATCAACCGCGAGATCGCGGGCGCCGCCCTCGGGGTGTACGAGGTCGACTCGCGCGGCCTCGACCGCCTCGACCGCGCGGTGCTCGAAGCCCTCCTGAAGCTCTTCGGCGGCGGCCCGGTCGGCCTGTCCACACTGGCCGTGGCGGTGGGGGAGGAGCGCGAGACGGTCGAGGAGGTGGCCGAGCCGTTCCTGGTGCGCGAGGGCCTGCTCGCCCGCACCCCCCGCGGCCGCGTCGCCACGCCCGCCGCCTGGGCGCATCTGGGCCTGACCCCGCCGGGCCGGGCGACGGGAAGTGGCCAACAGGACCTGTTCGGGACGTGA
- the ruvC gene encoding crossover junction endodeoxyribonuclease RuvC: protein MRVLGVDPGLTRCGVGVVEGAAGRPLTMRGVGVVRTPADAELGSRLVAIEEGIEHWLDAHSPEVLAVERVFSQHNVRTVMGTAQASAVAMLCASRRGIPVALHTPSEVKAAVTGSGRADKAQVGAMVTRLLRLDAPPRPADAADALALAICHIWRAPAQNRLQQAQALHARKGRTA, encoded by the coding sequence GTGCGGGTACTGGGGGTCGACCCGGGGCTGACCCGGTGCGGTGTCGGCGTCGTCGAGGGCGCCGCGGGCCGCCCGCTGACGATGCGCGGCGTCGGAGTCGTCCGCACCCCCGCCGACGCGGAGCTCGGCAGCCGCCTCGTCGCCATCGAGGAGGGCATCGAGCACTGGCTGGACGCGCACAGCCCCGAAGTCCTCGCCGTGGAGCGCGTGTTCAGCCAGCACAACGTGCGGACGGTCATGGGCACGGCCCAGGCCAGCGCCGTCGCCATGCTGTGCGCCTCCCGGCGCGGCATCCCGGTCGCCCTGCACACGCCCAGCGAGGTCAAGGCCGCCGTGACCGGCTCGGGCCGGGCCGACAAGGCCCAGGTCGGGGCCATGGTGACGCGGCTGCTCCGGCTCGACGCGCCGCCCAGGCCCGCCGACGCCGCCGACGCCCTCGCCCTCGCCATCTGCCACATCTGGCGCGCCCCCGCGCAGAACAGACTCCAGCAGGCCCAAGCCCTGCACGCTAGGAAAGGCCGTACGGCATGA
- the ruvA gene encoding Holliday junction branch migration protein RuvA, whose translation MIAFVSGPVAALAPDTAVVEVGGIGMAVQCTPNTLSTLRVGKPAKLATSLVVREDSLTLYGFADDDERQTFELLQTASGVGPRLAQAMLAVHSPDDLRRAVSTGDEKALTAVPGIGKKGAQKLLLELKDRLGEPLGTGGPAVGTPVTQGWREQLHAALIGLGYATREADEAVTAVAPQAAAAGGNPQVGQLLKAALQTLNRTR comes from the coding sequence ATGATCGCCTTCGTCAGCGGCCCGGTCGCCGCCCTCGCCCCGGACACCGCCGTGGTCGAAGTGGGCGGCATCGGCATGGCCGTCCAGTGCACGCCCAACACGCTGTCCACGCTCCGTGTCGGCAAGCCCGCCAAGCTCGCCACCTCCCTGGTCGTCCGCGAGGACTCCCTCACGCTGTACGGCTTCGCCGACGACGACGAGCGGCAGACCTTCGAGCTGCTCCAGACCGCCAGCGGAGTCGGCCCGCGCCTGGCCCAGGCCATGCTCGCCGTGCACAGCCCCGACGACCTGCGCCGCGCGGTCTCCACCGGGGACGAGAAGGCGCTCACCGCCGTGCCCGGCATCGGCAAGAAGGGCGCCCAGAAGCTGCTCCTGGAGCTGAAGGACCGCCTCGGCGAGCCCCTCGGCACCGGCGGCCCCGCCGTCGGCACACCCGTCACCCAGGGCTGGCGCGAGCAGCTGCACGCCGCGCTCATCGGCCTCGGGTACGCGACCCGGGAGGCCGACGAGGCCGTCACCGCCGTCGCCCCGCAGGCCGCGGCCGCCGGGGGGAATCCGCAGGTGGGCCAGCTCCTCAAGGCCGCCCTGCAGACGCTGAACCGCACCCGCTGA
- the secD gene encoding protein translocase subunit SecD, with protein sequence MAAPKKGRRQGTQGKPGRTLVFILIALVALTGGMFLSGHTTPRLGIDLAGGTSITLQAKNEPGQKNAINETNMNTAVDIINKRVNGLGVSEAEVQTQGSENIIVNIPKGTNAKQAREQVGTTAQLFFRPVIARQPSAPVDGGKDKGDKGDKDKKDKQGSSPTPGAGDKGTDKDGDKDGKGDKSKDESTSPSPTPTTQGRSVTDGLKDEPTPSGKSSDKPQDKKDETPKPDPTGDPSAKLQEQFAKLDCTDPKVRTKIKEGVKPSDPVVACGKDSDGNWNKFILGPSEVSGKEVDDAKAVFDTTGAAGWKVTMDFSKTGTKQFGEITGKLAGKQSPQNEFGIVMDGEVVSWPFVQQALTGGQAEISGSFDQDEAKDLANILSYGALPLTFKEQSVTTVSAALGGEQLHAGLIAGAIGLALVIIYLVAYYRGLALIAIASLGVSAALTYTIMTLLGPTIKFALNLPAVCGAIVAIGITADSFIVYFERIRDEIREGRTLRPAVERAWPRARRTILVSDFVSFLAAAVLFVVTVGKVQGFAFTLGLTTLLDVVVVFFFTKPLMTIMARKKFFAGGHKWSGLDPKRLGVTPPLRRARRASAPAAPVDPKEA encoded by the coding sequence GTGGCAGCACCCAAGAAGGGCAGAAGGCAGGGTACCCAGGGGAAACCGGGTCGCACCCTGGTCTTCATCCTGATCGCCCTGGTGGCGCTCACCGGGGGGATGTTCCTCTCCGGGCACACCACGCCCCGCCTCGGTATCGACCTCGCCGGTGGTACGAGCATCACGCTCCAGGCGAAGAACGAGCCGGGCCAGAAGAACGCGATCAACGAGACCAACATGAACACGGCTGTTGACATCATCAACAAGCGTGTCAATGGTCTGGGTGTCTCCGAGGCCGAGGTCCAGACCCAGGGCTCCGAGAACATCATCGTCAACATCCCCAAGGGCACGAACGCCAAGCAGGCGCGCGAGCAGGTCGGCACGACCGCGCAGCTGTTCTTCCGGCCGGTCATCGCCCGTCAGCCCAGTGCTCCGGTGGACGGCGGCAAGGACAAGGGCGACAAGGGCGACAAGGACAAGAAGGACAAGCAGGGTTCGTCCCCGACCCCGGGTGCCGGCGACAAGGGCACGGACAAGGACGGCGACAAGGACGGCAAGGGCGACAAGTCCAAGGACGAGTCCACCTCTCCCTCCCCGACGCCCACGACCCAGGGCCGTTCCGTCACCGACGGCCTGAAGGACGAGCCCACCCCGTCCGGCAAGTCCAGCGACAAGCCGCAGGACAAGAAGGACGAGACGCCGAAGCCCGACCCCACCGGCGACCCCTCCGCCAAGCTCCAGGAGCAGTTCGCCAAGCTCGACTGCACCGACCCCAAGGTCCGCACGAAGATCAAGGAAGGCGTCAAGCCGTCCGATCCGGTCGTGGCCTGCGGCAAGGACAGCGACGGCAACTGGAACAAGTTCATCCTTGGCCCGTCCGAGGTCAGCGGCAAGGAGGTCGACGACGCCAAGGCCGTCTTCGACACCACGGGTGCCGCCGGCTGGAAGGTCACCATGGACTTCTCCAAGACCGGCACCAAGCAGTTCGGCGAGATCACCGGCAAGCTCGCGGGCAAGCAGTCCCCGCAGAACGAGTTCGGCATCGTCATGGACGGCGAGGTCGTCTCCTGGCCCTTCGTCCAGCAGGCGCTCACCGGCGGCCAGGCCGAGATCTCCGGCAGCTTCGACCAGGACGAGGCCAAGGACCTGGCCAACATCCTGTCCTACGGCGCCCTCCCGCTGACCTTCAAGGAGCAGAGCGTCACCACCGTCAGCGCGGCCCTCGGCGGCGAGCAGCTGCACGCCGGTCTGATCGCCGGCGCCATCGGCCTCGCGCTCGTCATCATCTACCTGGTGGCGTACTACCGCGGCCTGGCGCTCATCGCCATCGCGAGCCTCGGCGTCTCCGCGGCGCTGACGTACACGATCATGACGCTGCTCGGCCCGACGATTAAGTTCGCGCTGAACCTCCCGGCCGTCTGTGGCGCGATCGTCGCCATCGGCATCACCGCGGACTCCTTCATCGTCTACTTCGAGCGCATAAGGGACGAGATCCGCGAGGGCCGTACGCTGCGACCCGCCGTCGAGCGCGCCTGGCCGCGGGCCCGGCGCACCATCCTGGTCTCGGACTTCGTGTCGTTCCTCGCCGCCGCGGTGCTCTTCGTCGTCACCGTCGGCAAGGTCCAGGGCTTCGCGTTCACGCTGGGTCTGACCACGCTGCTCGACGTCGTGGTGGTGTTCTTCTTCACCAAGCCGCTGATGACGATCATGGCCCGCAAGAAGTTCTTCGCGGGTGGCCACAAGTGGTCCGGTCTCGACCCGAAGCGGCTCGGCGTCACTCCGCCGCTGCGCCGCGCACGCCGTGCGAGCGCCCCCGCCGCCCCCGTCGACCCGAAGGAGGCGTGA
- a CDS encoding adenine phosphoribosyltransferase: MTEIKELLLSRIRDVADYPTPGVMFKDITPLLADPAAFAALTDALADLSVRSGATKIVGLEARGFILGAPAALRAGLGFIPVRKAGKLPGATLSQAYDLEYGSAEIEVHAEDLVAGDRVMVIDDVLATGGTAEASLRLIRRAGAEVAGVAVLMELGFLGGRERLVPALDGAPLEALLTV, from the coding sequence ATGACCGAGATCAAGGAACTGCTGCTCAGCCGCATCCGCGACGTGGCGGACTACCCGACGCCCGGAGTGATGTTCAAGGACATCACGCCGCTGCTCGCCGACCCGGCGGCCTTCGCGGCGCTCACCGACGCGCTCGCCGACCTGAGCGTGCGCAGCGGCGCCACGAAGATCGTCGGCCTGGAGGCCCGCGGCTTCATCCTGGGCGCCCCGGCGGCCCTGCGCGCAGGCCTCGGCTTCATCCCGGTCCGCAAGGCGGGCAAGCTCCCCGGAGCCACGCTCAGCCAGGCCTACGACCTGGAGTACGGCAGCGCCGAGATCGAGGTGCACGCCGAGGACCTCGTGGCGGGCGACCGCGTCATGGTCATCGACGACGTCCTGGCCACCGGCGGCACCGCCGAGGCCTCGCTGCGGCTCATCCGCCGGGCGGGCGCCGAGGTGGCCGGTGTGGCGGTCCTGATGGAGCTGGGCTTCCTGGGCGGCCGTGAGCGGCTGGTTCCCGCTCTGGACGGCGCACCCCTGGAGGCGCTCCTCACGGTCTGA
- the pdxT gene encoding pyridoxal 5'-phosphate synthase glutaminase subunit PdxT gives MAHDVPVIGVLALQGDVREHLIALATADAVAREVRRPEELAEVDGLVIPGGESTTISKLAVLFGLLEPLRARVRAGMPVYGTCAGMIMLADKILDPRSGQETIGGIDMIVRRNAFGRQNESFESAVDMKDVEGDPVEGVFIRAPWVESVGAETEVLAEHGGHIVAVRQGNALATSFHPELTGDHRVHGLFVDMVRAEQGRRSL, from the coding sequence ATGGCGCACGACGTACCCGTGATCGGCGTCCTGGCCCTCCAGGGCGACGTACGGGAGCACTTGATCGCCCTGGCCACGGCGGACGCCGTGGCCAGGGAGGTCCGGCGCCCCGAGGAGCTCGCCGAGGTCGACGGCCTGGTCATCCCCGGCGGCGAGTCCACCACCATCTCCAAACTGGCCGTGCTCTTCGGCCTCCTGGAGCCCCTTCGCGCGCGCGTGCGTGCCGGGATGCCGGTCTACGGCACCTGCGCGGGCATGATCATGCTCGCCGACAAGATCCTCGACCCGCGCTCGGGCCAGGAGACGATCGGCGGCATCGACATGATCGTGCGGCGCAACGCCTTCGGGCGGCAGAACGAGTCCTTCGAGAGCGCGGTCGACATGAAGGACGTCGAGGGCGACCCTGTAGAGGGCGTCTTCATCCGCGCCCCGTGGGTGGAGTCGGTCGGCGCCGAGACCGAGGTGCTCGCCGAGCACGGCGGCCACATCGTCGCCGTACGCCAGGGCAACGCGCTCGCCACGTCCTTCCACCCGGAGCTGACGGGCGACCACCGGGTGCACGGACTGTTCGTGGACATGGTCCGGGCCGAGCAGGGGCGGCGGTCCTTGTAG
- a CDS encoding YebC/PmpR family DNA-binding transcriptional regulator yields the protein MSGHSKWATTKHKKAVIDAKRGKLFAKLIKNIEVAARTGGADLDGNPTLFDAVQKAKKQSVPNKNIDSALKRGAGLEAGGADYETIMYEGYGPNGVAVLIECLTDNRNRAASEVRVAMTRNGGSMADPGSVSYLFNRKGVVIVPKGELSEDDVLGAVLDAGAEEVNDLGESFEVLSEATDLVAVRTALQEAGIDYDSADANFVPTMQIELDEDGARKIFKLIDALEDSDDVQNVFANFDVSDEVMEKVDA from the coding sequence ATGTCCGGCCACTCTAAATGGGCTACGACGAAGCACAAGAAGGCCGTGATCGACGCCAAGCGCGGCAAGCTCTTCGCGAAGCTGATCAAGAACATCGAGGTCGCGGCCCGCACCGGCGGCGCCGACCTGGACGGCAACCCGACGCTCTTCGACGCCGTGCAGAAGGCCAAGAAGCAGTCGGTGCCCAACAAGAACATCGACTCCGCGCTCAAGCGCGGCGCGGGCCTCGAGGCAGGCGGCGCCGACTACGAGACGATCATGTACGAGGGCTACGGCCCGAACGGCGTCGCGGTGCTCATCGAGTGTCTGACGGACAACCGCAACCGCGCCGCCTCCGAGGTCCGCGTCGCCATGACCCGCAACGGCGGCTCCATGGCCGACCCGGGCTCCGTGTCGTACCTGTTCAACCGCAAGGGCGTCGTGATCGTCCCCAAGGGCGAGCTCTCCGAGGACGACGTCCTGGGCGCCGTCCTGGACGCGGGCGCCGAAGAGGTCAACGACCTGGGCGAGTCCTTCGAGGTGCTCAGCGAGGCCACCGACCTGGTCGCGGTCCGCACCGCCCTCCAGGAGGCCGGGATCGACTACGACTCGGCGGACGCCAACTTCGTCCCGACCATGCAGATCGAGCTGGACGAGGACGGCGCGCGCAAGATCTTCAAGCTGATCGACGCGCTGGAGGACAGCGACGACGTGCAGAACGTCTTCGCCAACTTCGACGTCTCCGACGAGGTCATGGAGAAGGTCGACGCCTGA